From a single Cryomorphaceae bacterium 1068 genomic region:
- a CDS encoding ATP-binding protein, with product MTLSRKEIAAAREVYETYWDSYFIWNMEKFGSLIDTEFTMIGTSESEVSFGKAGTLEILKAQQNEVAGKAEKRNRQIKEIPVGDMLQIIEFCDIYVLIDAEWTFYSKFRLSTLLHQTTDGWKVLQQHGSVPDMRVEEGETIAVDKIRKENVELRDAVKRRTIELENKSRELEIEAALERVRSRSMAMQNSDELKAVIKVVYEQLSNLNINLDHAGFVVDYSPHDDWHFWIADDREIPSKITHPYFESVWANQFNEAKKNGATHFVTQLNFEEKNKFYNELLSHVSGLTETSKEFYLSCPGLAATTVLFDDVSLYIENFSGIPYKEEENEIVLRFGKVFQQTYTRFLDLQKAEAQAREAQIETALEKVRSRTMGMQRSEELADVAFVLFEQLRGLGGNLWGTGFGLCEKDRDKDSFWFANENGVFPPVCIPNTTDPAHRQMFEGWKADKDFLAIEASGMDVKSHYNYMLSLPEVKPFFQKIIDEGLSFPDWQQWNAAYFKHGYLLIITLESYPDSGILTRFAKVFDQTYTRFLDLQKAEDQAREAQIETALEKVRSRTMAMQHSDELQEASYLLDQQVRSLGIQTWGCAFNIYGEEDSTEWFGNEAGVLHTYTVPRKGIFKEYYDKGQKGESLVINEFSGKACVDHYEYMSKLPVLGDVLKILKETNDGFPTYQIDHVVYFKYGYLLFITREDVPEAHDIFKRFAKVFEQTYTRFLELQKAEAQAREAQIEVALERVRSKAMAMHSSDDLAQTVDVFFHEIKSLNVSPRRCGVTLINKESTLANVALTSATDNGDDVKLIGQFDLSGHPVFDEVYRHWQIQEEYHPILKGEELRDYYQFMNPQLEYPIFPDDKVQFGHYLYFEEGVVFAWTDQEFSNEDLEIFRKFKSVLSLTYRRFLDLQKAEDQASEAKVQLALERVRARIMAMHESDELSDAAAEMFQQMADLSVTPERLNICFFKEEERTLEVWPTDESGLATNKQFTASLDEPTTIFKAFTAWKEKKKSIIIDLHGQELEEWVAYVREALGLTIKEETLNNRRIHSMAFFSHGLLMTTSSQPIPDKSLQLLERFTQVFDQAYIRFLDLQKAEAQAREAQIENALEKVRSRSLAMQSPDELIEVAELLREEMGALGVEELETSSIYIHDHSTNLTQCWFTIKDAENPEKSVSDRMTMDLAETAVGQQMTAFYLSPQEKASILMKGEDRVEWIRYCEDKSDLFGTSEFYGKTIPERTYHLYKFSNGFIGAASPGEISDESWDLLRRATSVFSFAYTRFMDLKKAKEQTREAQIELSLERIRAQVTGMQESSDLLDIVVTMRTEFVNLDHEAHYFWHMRWLPETYEKAMTSGDGTKIGMVMTLPRHIHGDIATVAAWERTKDPFHVLAMDVDVAVDYIDKMISLGDFERVDPQAPSLDDIRHIGGLTFVMARTTHGEIGFSLPGVVPNPPEDAVDTLVRFAGVFDLAYRRFEDLKKAEAQMRENRIELSLERIRGQVTAMQESSDLFDIVVGMRKEFISLGHESDYFWHMRWLPEVYEMSMTSEDGNRLGMVIQVPKVVHDQIDVLAEWEKSDDPIFVLPLNAKDAWDYLENMNTYGHYEKADPNAPTQEDIEHIGGLTFIIARTTHGEIGYSLPGMVPNPPKEALDTLMRFATVFDLAYKRFEDLKTAEKDLIEIKRARQKAEDALIELKATQTQLVQQEKLASLGQLTAGIAHEIKNPLNFVNNFSEVSVELIDEALEEIEKLDDSDVKEEIVEILNDVKGNLVKVHTHGTRADSIVKSMLQHSRGGSGKMEPTDLNALIKEYVNLSFHGMRAGKNPINVDIQLDLDEDIGQVNLIGEDFSRVLLNLSNNAFDAMREKAKTATDYLPALSVKTQRTPNDELRITISDNGPGIPEANKDKILQPFFTTKKGTEGTGLGLSITNDIVKAHGGEITIDSSQGKGTTFSIHLPTKGL from the coding sequence ATGACCTTGAGTCGTAAGGAAATCGCCGCTGCCCGCGAAGTGTACGAAACGTATTGGGATAGCTACTTCATTTGGAATATGGAAAAATTCGGGAGCTTAATTGACACCGAATTTACCATGATTGGAACTTCCGAAAGTGAAGTGAGTTTTGGGAAAGCAGGCACGCTTGAAATACTGAAGGCTCAACAGAATGAAGTTGCTGGAAAAGCCGAAAAACGCAACAGGCAGATCAAAGAAATACCTGTAGGTGACATGCTACAGATTATTGAGTTCTGTGATATCTATGTTCTGATTGATGCCGAATGGACCTTTTACTCAAAGTTCCGCCTATCCACTCTTCTGCACCAAACCACAGATGGCTGGAAGGTTTTGCAACAGCACGGTTCGGTACCCGATATGCGTGTCGAGGAAGGCGAAACAATCGCCGTCGATAAAATTAGGAAAGAGAATGTCGAGCTCCGCGATGCCGTGAAAAGGCGCACAATTGAATTGGAGAACAAAAGCCGTGAATTAGAGATTGAAGCTGCTTTAGAAAGAGTGAGAAGCCGCAGCATGGCCATGCAAAACAGTGATGAGCTCAAGGCGGTGATTAAAGTTGTTTACGAGCAGCTTAGTAACTTGAATATCAACCTCGATCACGCGGGTTTTGTTGTTGACTATTCCCCACACGACGATTGGCATTTTTGGATTGCCGATGACCGGGAAATTCCATCGAAAATCACACATCCCTATTTTGAGTCTGTTTGGGCAAATCAATTTAATGAAGCCAAAAAGAATGGGGCAACCCATTTTGTGACCCAGTTAAACTTTGAGGAAAAGAACAAATTTTACAATGAGCTTTTATCACATGTTTCCGGATTAACCGAAACATCCAAAGAGTTTTACCTAAGTTGCCCCGGACTGGCTGCAACTACCGTGTTGTTCGACGATGTTTCCCTTTACATCGAAAACTTCTCCGGAATCCCATATAAGGAAGAAGAAAATGAAATAGTGTTGCGGTTTGGGAAGGTCTTTCAACAGACCTACACCCGTTTTCTGGATCTGCAAAAAGCAGAAGCTCAGGCGAGAGAGGCCCAAATAGAAACTGCCCTCGAGAAAGTTCGCTCCCGAACCATGGGGATGCAGAGATCTGAAGAATTGGCAGACGTAGCATTTGTGCTCTTTGAACAACTTAGAGGATTGGGGGGAAATCTTTGGGGGACAGGATTTGGATTGTGTGAGAAAGACAGAGATAAGGATTCCTTCTGGTTTGCAAATGAGAATGGTGTTTTCCCGCCGGTATGTATTCCGAATACCACTGATCCTGCTCATCGACAAATGTTTGAAGGGTGGAAAGCCGACAAGGATTTCTTGGCCATAGAGGCTTCCGGTATGGATGTTAAAAGCCATTATAACTACATGCTTTCCCTGCCTGAGGTTAAGCCGTTTTTTCAAAAAATCATCGATGAAGGGCTTTCATTCCCTGATTGGCAGCAATGGAATGCCGCCTACTTCAAGCATGGGTATCTGTTGATAATAACACTCGAATCCTACCCGGATTCGGGCATTCTAACAAGGTTTGCGAAGGTCTTTGATCAGACCTATACCCGATTTCTGGATCTGCAAAAGGCCGAAGATCAGGCTCGTGAAGCCCAAATAGAAACCGCTCTAGAAAAAGTGCGATCTCGGACAATGGCGATGCAGCACAGCGACGAGCTGCAAGAAGCATCTTACTTATTAGACCAACAAGTTAGGTCGTTGGGGATACAAACTTGGGGGTGTGCATTCAATATTTATGGGGAAGAAGATTCTACCGAATGGTTCGGAAATGAGGCCGGTGTATTGCACACTTATACCGTGCCACGGAAAGGCATATTCAAAGAGTATTATGACAAAGGGCAGAAAGGTGAATCATTAGTGATAAACGAATTTTCAGGAAAAGCATGTGTAGATCATTATGAATATATGAGCAAACTTCCTGTTTTAGGAGATGTATTAAAAATACTTAAAGAAACCAACGACGGTTTTCCAACCTATCAAATAGACCATGTGGTTTATTTTAAATATGGTTATCTATTATTTATAACCAGAGAAGATGTCCCGGAAGCTCATGACATTTTTAAACGGTTCGCTAAAGTTTTTGAGCAGACCTATACCCGTTTCCTCGAGCTTCAAAAAGCAGAGGCCCAGGCACGTGAAGCACAAATCGAGGTGGCGTTGGAAAGAGTAAGAAGTAAGGCAATGGCCATGCATAGCTCGGATGATCTTGCCCAAACTGTAGATGTATTCTTTCATGAAATAAAAAGTCTAAATGTCTCTCCAAGAAGATGCGGGGTGACGCTAATCAATAAAGAATCCACCTTAGCAAATGTTGCGCTTACCTCGGCAACTGATAATGGTGACGATGTTAAACTCATTGGTCAGTTCGACTTATCAGGGCACCCGGTATTCGATGAAGTGTATCGGCATTGGCAAATTCAAGAGGAATATCATCCTATTCTGAAAGGAGAAGAATTACGTGATTATTACCAATTCATGAACCCTCAACTGGAATACCCAATTTTTCCAGATGATAAAGTTCAGTTTGGACATTATTTATATTTCGAAGAAGGGGTAGTTTTTGCCTGGACAGATCAAGAGTTTTCCAATGAAGATCTAGAGATCTTTAGAAAATTCAAATCAGTACTTAGTCTGACATATAGGCGCTTTCTCGATTTGCAAAAAGCGGAAGATCAAGCTAGCGAAGCCAAGGTTCAATTGGCTCTAGAGCGAGTGAGGGCGCGAATAATGGCTATGCACGAAAGTGATGAGCTATCAGATGCCGCTGCTGAAATGTTTCAGCAAATGGCAGACCTAAGTGTAACGCCCGAGCGATTGAATATCTGCTTCTTTAAAGAAGAAGAAAGAACACTTGAAGTCTGGCCCACCGACGAAAGTGGACTGGCAACCAACAAGCAATTTACTGCCAGCCTTGACGAACCAACCACCATTTTCAAAGCCTTCACAGCATGGAAGGAAAAAAAGAAATCAATCATCATAGACTTACACGGCCAGGAACTCGAAGAATGGGTGGCTTATGTGCGTGAGGCATTGGGATTGACAATAAAAGAAGAAACGCTCAATAACCGCAGGATTCATTCCATGGCTTTCTTTTCACATGGCTTGTTGATGACTACTTCTTCTCAACCTATTCCTGACAAGTCCCTGCAATTGTTGGAGCGATTTACCCAAGTTTTTGATCAAGCTTACATTCGGTTCCTCGACCTTCAAAAAGCAGAAGCGCAAGCTCGCGAAGCACAAATCGAAAACGCATTAGAAAAAGTCCGCTCCCGATCATTGGCCATGCAAAGTCCCGATGAACTTATTGAAGTGGCTGAGCTGCTCCGTGAAGAAATGGGAGCTTTAGGCGTGGAAGAATTGGAAACCAGCTCTATCTACATTCACGATCATAGCACCAACCTAACGCAATGCTGGTTTACCATCAAGGATGCGGAAAATCCCGAAAAGTCGGTTTCTGACCGAATGACCATGGACCTGGCTGAGACAGCAGTCGGACAGCAGATGACTGCCTTTTACCTCTCGCCCCAGGAAAAAGCATCCATCCTGATGAAAGGCGAAGATCGAGTGGAATGGATACGCTACTGCGAGGACAAGTCCGACCTGTTTGGTACCAGCGAGTTTTATGGGAAAACCATTCCCGAACGCACTTATCATCTCTATAAATTCTCCAATGGCTTTATCGGTGCAGCCTCTCCTGGTGAAATATCCGACGAAAGTTGGGATTTGTTGCGAAGAGCTACGTCTGTTTTCTCATTTGCTTACACCCGTTTCATGGATCTTAAGAAAGCCAAAGAGCAAACACGCGAAGCACAGATTGAACTCTCGCTTGAGCGCATTCGGGCCCAAGTCACAGGAATGCAAGAATCTTCTGACCTGCTTGACATTGTAGTGACCATGCGCACTGAGTTCGTGAACTTGGATCACGAAGCACACTATTTCTGGCACATGCGTTGGCTCCCTGAGACCTATGAGAAAGCCATGACCTCGGGTGATGGAACCAAGATCGGGATGGTGATGACGCTACCCCGACATATCCACGGAGATATTGCGACCGTCGCCGCTTGGGAAAGAACCAAAGATCCGTTCCATGTTTTAGCAATGGATGTTGATGTCGCCGTAGACTACATTGACAAGATGATCTCTCTCGGAGATTTCGAACGGGTTGATCCGCAGGCCCCATCGCTCGATGACATTCGCCACATCGGCGGGCTCACCTTTGTGATGGCCAGAACCACCCACGGGGAAATAGGCTTCAGTTTGCCCGGAGTCGTTCCCAATCCGCCTGAAGATGCGGTGGATACCCTTGTGCGTTTTGCAGGAGTTTTTGATTTGGCTTATCGACGATTCGAAGACCTCAAAAAAGCAGAAGCACAGATGCGAGAAAATCGGATTGAGCTCTCACTGGAGCGGATCCGCGGTCAAGTCACAGCCATGCAGGAGTCTTCCGATCTATTTGATATCGTGGTAGGGATGAGGAAAGAATTCATTTCATTGGGGCACGAATCAGATTACTTCTGGCACATGCGCTGGTTGCCTGAAGTGTACGAAATGTCCATGACCTCAGAAGATGGAAATCGATTGGGTATGGTCATTCAAGTGCCAAAAGTTGTGCACGATCAAATAGATGTGCTGGCTGAATGGGAGAAAAGTGATGACCCGATTTTTGTATTGCCGCTCAATGCCAAGGATGCATGGGACTATCTGGAAAACATGAATACCTATGGCCACTATGAGAAGGCAGACCCCAATGCACCTACTCAGGAAGATATTGAGCACATCGGTGGGTTAACATTTATCATAGCCCGCACCACCCACGGGGAAATCGGCTACAGTCTCCCGGGAATGGTACCCAATCCACCCAAAGAAGCACTGGATACGCTTATGCGTTTTGCTACTGTTTTTGACTTGGCTTACAAGCGCTTTGAAGATTTAAAAACCGCTGAGAAAGATTTGATTGAAATCAAAAGAGCTAGACAAAAAGCGGAGGATGCTCTTATCGAACTCAAAGCCACCCAAACCCAGCTCGTGCAGCAGGAAAAGCTAGCCAGTTTGGGACAACTCACGGCAGGCATCGCCCACGAAATCAAGAACCCTCTCAACTTCGTCAACAATTTTTCGGAAGTCTCGGTAGAGCTGATCGATGAAGCGCTGGAGGAAATTGAAAAACTGGATGATTCAGACGTGAAAGAGGAGATCGTCGAGATTCTGAATGATGTAAAAGGGAATTTAGTCAAAGTTCATACGCACGGCACACGGGCTGACTCCATTGTAAAGTCCATGCTCCAACACAGTCGCGGCGGTAGTGGGAAAATGGAACCGACTGATCTCAATGCCTTGATCAAAGAGTATGTGAATTTGTCTTTTCATGGGATGCGCGCAGGAAAGAATCCCATCAATGTCGACATCCAACTCGATCTCGACGAGGATATCGGACAAGTAAACCTAATCGGAGAAGATTTTAGCCGGGTACTACTTAACCTGAGCAATAATGCCTTCGACGCCATGCGAGAAAAAGCGAAAACGGCAACGGACTACCTCCCCGCCCTTTCAGTTAAAACCCAACGAACTCCGAACGACGAGCTCCGAATTACGATTTCCGATAACGGCCCTGGTATTCCAGAAGCTAATAAGGATAAAATCCTTCAGCCATTTTTCACCACCAAGAAGGGTACGGAAGGAACGGGATTGGGTCTGAGCATTACCAACGATATCGTGAAGGCCCATGGAGGAGAGATTACCATCGATTCAAGTCAGGGAAAAGGGACAACTTTTTCGATTCACCTACCAACAAAGGGATTATGA
- a CDS encoding ATP-binding protein yields MKFRYLLIVLATVLSCINLSAQREAVTLSTEMFQPHQRLFLAPLDGWVFRKGHNPHWADPDLDVSDWKAFNPTQISPELEDVSGRIEGWFRIKVKLDESFEGMDLAIGRQLWAATEVYINGKLFHRFGNTGSPYEAFNPILKYPVPVDLLSGQEYTIAVHFVDYESTFTQREIRLKSENLQNFLNLTGPDYEAWVTRDHKQTHIYVTLSLGVSFLLFFLYWFLVYLNPDQRVFRIIAWYTTVVLIGTVVIFGNTYFEMSYGMEKIRFVLFITFQAIMTLFGLFILEWVLTQKISKLSWVLFALLLVLNIPAHIFSISQPFAVAFVLMLVHFGRKLFAHRGAIKGANWAIVAAVVIPTAAIIIQIVLHKYSLDLYNEYDKLLLSLNILSPPLFYLAYISVRYKETLVAVRVESQKLLQVTEEKREILANQNALLEAQVEERTRELKESLETLKSTQAQLIQSEKMASLGELTSGIAHEIQNPLNFVNNFSEVSSELVDETIEEVVAVKTRHALSQQQDSSQQKDSSEDKESLTDITELLGDVKQNLEKITHHGKRADAIVKGMLAHSRSGKGEKSPTDLNALAEEYLKLSYHGIRAKDNTFNVDFKTDFEPNLPKVNVVPQDIGRVLLNLINNAFQAVAAEALAKEGGDYNPLVTVKTERATNDELRITVTDNGPGIPSDIKDKIFQPFFTTKPTGEGTGLGLSLSYDIVKANGGDLTADSKLGLGTAFKVEIPL; encoded by the coding sequence ATGAAATTCAGATACCTTCTGATTGTTTTGGCCACGGTGCTCAGCTGCATCAACCTCTCTGCACAACGGGAAGCTGTGACGCTCTCCACCGAAATGTTCCAACCGCATCAGCGCCTTTTCCTCGCTCCTCTCGATGGCTGGGTATTTCGAAAGGGCCATAACCCCCATTGGGCAGATCCTGATTTGGATGTATCCGATTGGAAGGCCTTCAACCCAACTCAAATCAGTCCGGAATTAGAAGATGTCTCAGGTCGTATCGAAGGCTGGTTTCGAATAAAAGTGAAGTTGGATGAAAGCTTTGAAGGTATGGACTTGGCTATTGGCCGACAGCTCTGGGCGGCCACCGAAGTATATATCAACGGCAAACTTTTTCACCGTTTTGGAAACACAGGAAGCCCGTACGAGGCATTTAATCCCATCCTGAAATATCCAGTCCCTGTTGATCTTTTGTCTGGTCAGGAATACACCATTGCCGTGCATTTCGTCGATTACGAAAGCACCTTTACCCAAAGGGAAATACGCCTAAAGTCCGAAAATCTTCAGAACTTTCTCAACCTAACGGGACCAGATTATGAAGCATGGGTGACTCGAGATCATAAACAGACCCATATTTATGTTACGCTTTCTTTAGGCGTATCCTTTCTGTTGTTTTTCCTCTATTGGTTTCTGGTTTACCTCAATCCCGATCAAAGAGTATTTCGAATCATTGCGTGGTATACGACGGTCGTCCTCATTGGAACTGTGGTGATATTCGGAAACACCTATTTTGAAATGTCTTATGGTATGGAGAAGATCAGGTTCGTGCTCTTTATAACATTCCAAGCCATTATGACCCTTTTTGGACTTTTTATCCTGGAATGGGTGCTCACTCAAAAAATCTCGAAGCTCTCATGGGTACTTTTTGCCTTATTGCTTGTCTTGAACATTCCGGCACATATATTCTCCATCTCTCAACCATTTGCAGTAGCTTTTGTATTGATGCTGGTTCATTTTGGACGAAAGCTCTTTGCGCATCGTGGTGCAATCAAAGGTGCGAATTGGGCTATTGTGGCGGCCGTAGTCATACCTACCGCGGCTATCATTATACAGATCGTTCTCCACAAATACTCGCTAGATCTTTACAACGAATACGATAAGCTTCTGCTATCGCTTAATATCCTCAGTCCTCCGCTGTTTTACCTCGCCTATATTTCCGTTCGGTATAAAGAAACCTTAGTTGCGGTTCGTGTTGAAAGCCAAAAGCTATTGCAAGTCACCGAAGAGAAGCGTGAAATATTGGCCAACCAGAATGCTTTACTTGAAGCGCAGGTGGAAGAGAGAACACGTGAATTGAAGGAGTCACTGGAAACGCTCAAGTCGACACAAGCCCAACTCATCCAATCCGAGAAAATGGCTAGCCTCGGAGAACTCACATCGGGCATCGCCCATGAGATCCAGAACCCGCTCAACTTCGTCAATAACTTCTCGGAGGTGTCTTCTGAGCTGGTGGATGAGACTATTGAAGAGGTGGTGGCAGTAAAGACAAGGCATGCCTTGTCTCAACAGCAAGACTCGTCTCAACAAAAAGACTCGTCTGAAGACAAAGAAAGCTTGACTGATATCACAGAACTACTCGGAGACGTCAAACAAAACCTCGAAAAAATCACCCACCACGGCAAGCGCGCCGATGCCATCGTAAAAGGAATGCTTGCTCACAGCCGCAGCGGAAAAGGAGAAAAGTCACCCACCGATCTCAATGCCCTGGCCGAAGAATACCTCAAGCTATCTTACCACGGTATTCGAGCCAAAGACAATACCTTCAACGTCGATTTCAAAACCGACTTTGAGCCGAATTTGCCAAAGGTGAATGTCGTGCCGCAAGACATTGGTCGGGTTCTGCTCAACTTGATTAACAATGCCTTTCAGGCAGTGGCCGCCGAAGCCTTGGCGAAGGAGGGCGGTGACTATAACCCTTTAGTCACCGTCAAAACCGAACGAGCTACGAACGACGAGCTACGAATCACGGTCACCGACAACGGTCCCGGCATCCCCTCCGACATCAAAGACAAAATCTTCCAGCCCTTTTTCACTACCAAGCCCACTGGCGAAGGAACGGGATTGGGACTGAGCTTGAGTTATGATATTGTGAAGGCTAATGGCGGAGATCTAACTGCAGATAGCAAACTAGGTTTAGGAACGGCCTTCAAGGTTGAAATACCTCTATAA
- a CDS encoding ATP-binding protein → MKIRFTGKIILIIIILSCPFKAMHGQTSRVDSVLQMLPEVRQENGIDTSKFVQATSLIDELTLADDDISQIEEFARELDRKDDRFLEYIVRHSILLSLVGNDNDKAISYGQSCLDELEQEKWPYSNWMRSAYLKTLRLPFRNSDRINDGFTYFSEKLVDAKSENDSVTLAACHYVLGGFYSIISLQDQAIYNMQKSISYMDTTIVSRHYFFRSSPIGRSTYMNNSHVLGLFYQQAKDYQKALDQFSFVISMCDSTFDMEPVSSKGAAETYLEMDSLAPVPELLEIARSRFPGDLTGSFPVVLNQIEAEYCIKKGDFERADSLLQAAWEEVRRENIPPSPFSGTVNPDYYLALSHQARSQYAKAIEFVEKDIKRVINLRGQLLVDYKLLAELNLQVGDGAKAAQAYRTYIDIQDDILTEQAAFRKSSFELEQEMNEREISIANLENENEVAGLTRNFTIGLAVLLFILALVVYNRYRTKQRDNNKLSETLSSLKSTQSQLIQSEKMASLGELTAGIAHEIQNPLNFVNNFSEVSRELIDEMEEEISNGNMEEVKELSKDIDANLEKITHHGKRADAIVKGMLAHSRSGKGEKKPTDLNRLAEEYLKLSYHGIRAKDKSFNADFKTDFDDNLPKVNVVPQDIGRVLLNLINNAFQAVNGVSNPTVTVKTKRTTNDELRITITDNGPGIPPDIKDKIFQPFFTTKPTGQGTGLGLSLSYDIVKAHGGELTVETEEGKGTSFLIRLPNQSV, encoded by the coding sequence ATGAAAATTCGCTTTACAGGAAAAATCATACTGATTATAATCATTCTTAGCTGTCCATTTAAGGCTATGCATGGGCAAACCAGTCGCGTAGATTCGGTACTTCAAATGCTTCCGGAAGTGAGGCAGGAAAATGGAATTGACACATCGAAATTTGTCCAAGCCACTTCTCTCATTGATGAGCTTACTTTAGCCGATGATGATATCAGTCAGATAGAAGAGTTTGCTCGCGAATTGGATCGCAAAGACGACAGATTTTTGGAATATATCGTTCGACACTCCATCCTATTAAGCTTAGTTGGTAATGACAACGATAAGGCAATTTCCTACGGCCAGTCATGTTTAGATGAGCTAGAACAAGAAAAATGGCCTTACTCAAACTGGATGCGAAGTGCTTACTTAAAAACACTGCGTCTGCCTTTCAGAAATTCTGATCGAATTAACGACGGATTCACCTACTTTTCCGAGAAGCTGGTTGATGCTAAATCCGAAAATGACAGCGTAACCTTGGCTGCTTGTCATTATGTATTGGGCGGTTTTTACTCGATTATCTCCTTACAAGATCAGGCCATCTACAATATGCAAAAATCCATTAGCTACATGGATACAACTATTGTTTCGAGACATTACTTCTTCAGGTCAAGCCCCATTGGCAGGAGTACATACATGAATAATAGTCACGTTCTTGGTTTATTCTATCAACAGGCCAAGGATTACCAAAAGGCCTTAGATCAATTTTCTTTTGTGATCAGCATGTGCGATAGCACATTCGACATGGAACCCGTTTCATCAAAAGGCGCAGCTGAAACTTATTTAGAAATGGATTCCCTTGCGCCTGTACCGGAATTGCTCGAGATAGCACGGTCTCGTTTTCCCGGTGACTTGACCGGCTCGTTTCCGGTCGTTTTAAATCAGATTGAAGCCGAGTATTGCATCAAAAAGGGAGACTTCGAAAGAGCTGATTCTTTGCTCCAAGCAGCGTGGGAGGAGGTGCGCAGAGAAAATATCCCTCCTTCTCCGTTTTCAGGTACCGTAAACCCCGACTATTATTTAGCTCTTTCCCATCAGGCGAGAAGCCAGTACGCAAAGGCCATTGAATTTGTTGAAAAGGACATAAAGCGTGTGATCAATTTGAGGGGGCAACTGCTTGTAGACTACAAGCTCTTGGCAGAGTTGAATCTACAAGTAGGAGATGGAGCAAAAGCAGCCCAAGCGTATAGAACCTATATCGATATTCAAGATGATATTCTAACCGAACAAGCAGCATTTAGAAAAAGCAGCTTTGAGCTAGAACAAGAAATGAATGAACGCGAAATTTCTATAGCGAATCTTGAGAATGAAAACGAGGTAGCCGGTTTAACAAGGAATTTCACGATCGGCTTGGCGGTATTATTGTTCATACTTGCTCTGGTGGTTTACAACCGCTACCGCACCAAGCAAAGAGACAACAATAAGCTCTCAGAAACACTGTCAAGTCTTAAATCCACCCAATCCCAACTCATTCAATCCGAGAAAATGGCCAGTCTCGGGGAGCTCACGGCAGGCATAGCGCACGAGATTCAAAACCCGCTCAATTTCGTCAACAACTTTTCAGAGGTAAGTCGAGAATTGATTGATGAAATGGAAGAAGAAATTTCCAATGGCAATATGGAGGAGGTGAAAGAATTGTCGAAAGACATCGATGCAAACCTCGAAAAAATTACCCACCACGGCAAGCGGGCCGATGCCATCGTAAAAGGAATGCTCGCCCATAGCCGAAGCGGAAAAGGTGAAAAGAAACCAACAGACCTTAATCGATTGGCTGAGGAATACCTCAAACTCTCTTATCACGGAATTCGAGCCAAAGACAAGAGCTTTAACGCCGATTTCAAAACCGATTTTGATGACAATCTCCCGAAAGTAAACGTCGTGCCGCAGGACATCGGTCGCGTTTTGCTCAACTTGATCAACAATGCCTTTCAGGCGGTCAATGGTGTTTCAAACCCCACCGTCACTGTCAAAACCAAGCGAACGACGAACGACGAGCTACGAATCACGATCACCGACAACGGCCCCGGCATTCCTCCCGACATCAAAGACAAAATCTTCCAGCCTTTTTTTACCACGAAACCAACTGGTCAAGGAACCGGATTGGGACTCAGCTTGAGCTACGATATTGTGAAGGCGCACGGCGGGGAATTGACAGTAGAAACGGAAGAAGGCAAAGGAACATCCTTCCTTATTCGATTGCCGAATCAATCAGTATAG